Proteins encoded in a region of the Mucispirillum schaedleri ASF457 genome:
- a CDS encoding D-Ala-D-Ala carboxypeptidase family metallohydrolase: MHEFACACSICNRNPNTIPNGMPPLELLEILTELREHFGQPITINSGYRCPTHNKNIGGAEKSRHVVGDAVDIVIKNNITESVYNYIISKYGNRPYGIAVSINSNNKYAGFVHIDTRGVKARWAYNRAGNYLVNGGNK; encoded by the coding sequence TTGCATGAGTTTGCATGTGCATGTAGTATTTGTAATAGAAATCCAAATACTATACCAAATGGTATGCCACCATTAGAGTTGTTAGAAATTTTAACAGAACTTAGAGAGCATTTTGGACAACCTATAACAATTAATAGTGGATATCGTTGTCCAACACATAATAAAAATATAGGAGGTGCAGAAAAATCTAGACATGTAGTTGGAGATGCTGTTGATATTGTGATAAAAAATAATATAACAGAAAGTGTATATAATTATATTATATCTAAATATGGAAATAGACCATATGGCATAGCAGTAAGTATAAATTCAAACAATAAATATGCAGGTTTTGTCCATATAGATACAAGAGGTGTAAAAGCAAGATGGGCATATAATAGGGCTGGAAACTATCTTGTTAACGGAGGAAATAAATGA